Proteins from a single region of Acidimicrobiales bacterium:
- a CDS encoding MazG family protein: protein MGASREPAGRVTVVGLGPSGPDLLTAATLDAIERVRRRFLRTVHHPAAVAVPDAASFDHLYESGDTFDAVYAAIVEELVAAAGSTGEVLYAVPGNPRVLERSVELLLADGRVEVEVLPAMSFLDLAWVRLGIDPVEAGVRLVDGHRFEVDAAGERGPLLVAHCHNRRVLSDIKLAVDGDGTDRVLVLQRLGLPDEAVTEVAWDDLDRVVEPDHLTSLYIPVVSAPVALELTRFVTLVRTLRAECPWDREQTHRSLTRHLLEETYEVLEAIEALDPDTGEGYGHLEEELGDLLFQVVFHATLGAEAGQLTMADVARGIHDKLVRRHPHVFAGLAVSGTDDVVTNWEQIKKEEKGRASVMDGVPGNLPSLLYAHKVLRKASSIGHEPELVEGGPLAGAAPVDDGPALGALLLAAVQLARRLDVDPEAALRAAAMQVRDRVAALEAAAAEPDVP from the coding sequence GTGGGGGCGAGCCGCGAGCCCGCCGGCCGGGTGACCGTCGTGGGCCTCGGCCCGTCGGGGCCTGATCTGCTCACCGCCGCGACCCTCGACGCCATCGAGCGGGTGCGGCGACGCTTCCTGCGCACCGTCCACCACCCCGCGGCGGTGGCGGTGCCCGACGCCGCGTCCTTCGACCACCTCTACGAGTCGGGGGACACCTTCGATGCCGTCTACGCGGCCATCGTCGAGGAGCTGGTGGCGGCCGCCGGCTCGACCGGTGAGGTGCTCTACGCCGTTCCCGGCAACCCGCGCGTGCTCGAGCGCAGCGTCGAGCTGTTGCTCGCCGACGGGCGGGTCGAGGTCGAGGTCCTGCCGGCGATGTCGTTCCTCGACCTGGCCTGGGTGCGCCTCGGCATCGACCCGGTCGAGGCAGGTGTCCGCCTGGTCGACGGCCACCGCTTCGAGGTCGACGCCGCGGGCGAGCGGGGCCCGCTCCTCGTGGCCCACTGCCACAACCGCCGGGTGCTCTCCGACATCAAGCTGGCGGTCGACGGTGACGGCACCGACCGGGTGCTCGTCCTGCAGCGGCTCGGCCTCCCCGACGAGGCGGTGACCGAGGTGGCCTGGGACGACCTCGACCGGGTCGTCGAACCCGACCACCTCACCTCTCTCTACATCCCGGTCGTCTCGGCGCCGGTGGCCCTCGAGCTGACCCGCTTCGTCACGCTGGTGCGCACCCTGCGGGCCGAGTGCCCCTGGGACCGCGAGCAGACCCACCGCTCGCTCACCCGCCACCTCCTCGAGGAGACCTACGAGGTGCTCGAGGCCATCGAGGCCCTCGACCCCGACACGGGTGAGGGCTACGGGCACCTGGAGGAGGAGCTGGGCGACCTGCTCTTCCAGGTGGTGTTCCACGCCACCTTGGGCGCCGAGGCCGGTCAGCTGACCATGGCCGATGTGGCGCGGGGCATCCACGACAAGCTGGTCCGCCGTCACCCCCACGTCTTTGCCGGGTTGGCGGTGAGCGGCACCGACGACGTGGTGACCAACTGGGAGCAGATCAAGAAGGAGGAGAAGGGCCGGGCGTCGGTGATGGACGGCGTGCCCGGCAACCTCCCGTCGCTGCTCTACGCCCACAAGGTGCTGCGCAAGGCCTCCTCCATCGGCCACGAGCCGGAGCTGGTCGAGGGTGGTCCGCTGGCGGGCGCGGCGCCGGTCGACGACGGGCCGGCGCTCGGCGCGCTCCTCCTCGCCGCCGTCCAGCTGGCCAGGCGCCTCGACGTCGACCCCGAGGCGGCCCTGCGGGCGGCGGCCATGCAGGTCCGCGACCGCGTGGCCGCGCTCGAGGCGGCGGCAGCGGAGCCCGATGTCCCCTGA
- a CDS encoding peptidylprolyl isomerase, which yields MGANRLNRPRRLRAVAVVAVAALALGACGSLGESPAAVVNGERITTSSLLDEVETIRSNEELRQRNEADFGLGLAGASSGTFDARFLSQVLQLRIYFELIEQELDELGVTISDEDLADARRAVLERAGADGIDLESFPSAYLDRIVRQEALINAIGPALVGADEEAFFEENLDSFTERCISHIFVSFDQRAPDDARARVDELQAQLEMGVAYEVVASEQSDDQAAAAEGGSLGCGLAGRFIPQFEEAANELDEGEVSQPVETPLGFHIIRMDEVREPTFEESREAVARQLQSRIGPAIQEFLIRATTESDVEVNPRFGEWVVDDSQGPAFGRVRPPAGPTTTTVPVADPFESAP from the coding sequence GTGGGTGCCAATCGCCTGAACCGTCCGAGACGCCTCCGTGCGGTGGCAGTCGTCGCCGTCGCCGCGCTCGCCCTGGGGGCGTGCGGCTCGCTCGGTGAGTCACCGGCCGCCGTCGTCAACGGTGAGCGCATCACGACCTCGTCGCTGCTCGACGAGGTCGAGACGATCCGGAGCAACGAGGAGCTTCGCCAGCGCAACGAAGCCGACTTCGGCCTGGGCCTCGCCGGCGCGTCGTCGGGCACCTTCGACGCCCGCTTCCTCTCCCAGGTCCTGCAGCTGCGCATCTACTTCGAGCTCATCGAGCAGGAGCTCGACGAGCTCGGCGTCACGATCTCCGATGAGGACCTGGCCGACGCCCGCCGGGCCGTCCTCGAGCGGGCCGGCGCCGACGGCATCGACCTCGAGTCGTTCCCCTCGGCGTACCTCGACCGGATCGTGCGCCAGGAGGCGCTGATCAACGCCATCGGGCCTGCCCTGGTGGGCGCCGACGAGGAGGCGTTCTTCGAGGAGAACCTCGACAGCTTCACCGAGCGCTGCATCAGCCACATCTTCGTCAGCTTCGACCAGCGCGCCCCCGACGACGCCCGGGCGCGGGTCGACGAGCTGCAGGCCCAGCTCGAGATGGGCGTTGCCTACGAGGTGGTTGCCTCCGAGCAGTCCGACGACCAGGCGGCGGCAGCCGAAGGGGGCAGCCTCGGGTGCGGCCTGGCGGGTCGGTTCATCCCGCAGTTCGAGGAGGCCGCCAACGAGCTCGACGAGGGCGAGGTGAGCCAGCCCGTGGAGACGCCGCTTGGGTTCCACATCATCCGGATGGACGAGGTGCGCGAGCCCACCTTCGAGGAGTCGCGAGAGGCCGTCGCCCGCCAGCTCCAGAGCCGCATCGGCCCGGCGATCCAGGAGTTCCTCATCCGCGCCACCACCGAGTCCGATGTGGAGGTCAACCCCCGCTTCGGCGAGTGGGTCGTCGACGACTCCCAGGGTCCCGCCTTCGGCCGGGTGCGCCCGCCGGCCGGCCCCACCACCACCACGGTGCCCGTCGCCGACCCGTTCGAGTCTGCGCCCTAG